A stretch of Toxoplasma gondii ME49 chromosome V, whole genome shotgun sequence DNA encodes these proteins:
- a CDS encoding hypothetical protein (encoded by transcript TGME49_296121) — translation MVLWGPQLLLHRLIALQAVAEWLGGLHSRPGYQGGIAFFWFRLSLELQAVAASHAPDGAASAEGTGPADVPDRDTTASGNRGEVPSSHGRHSASGVAPVPSAGNDGSRSALVMGLEQQLSQLKSRRRMIQNTLYCQRSRWSSEDRFVTYKMKKDPGAFESPEAVALLKAKYRSEVDKKKREISVVEQTIREIEIEEAALLARLLECRRGCNQTPAEHGTEGPRGPSTSTRQFQRSAEAADVLQGGDDSALSRDRRRVDTRSSNRLASARILMSPADSGSGGSGLPLGLEERLELVRAQKRKTQTNLQSRRHHWSSEDAYIKYRTLASKRNRAKTGKAAEFPSPETLEKYKKSYWSQVDAKRQDMLVSEQSILDMEIEEAQLRAMLLECRSKDSEAPTEPSTEGHAGASTSTSQSQGIQTSGLQDPEDVSATAESPDVPREDSPRPGCSWWSTSSPPSSLRSTTKGAVPSPSAEDRMTILQRDLNLLQAKRTNLVAMRRFIRDKWKDEGTYVSVRLRSLNSRLKAKNMATVGLSPELHQRLSQQYRERAPQHLARVEEMSRQIMALEEEAKEVAVQLWHARRLSDPAVETQTQASTVSSATEPAETSEVAGHHSPRDTTHARRDLVKSHSEPAFEKPSHKALSLPFIAQDPTPSSSPVTTTGGASRESTSSSSITFSMASMDLAFAERFPHVAGTSPSSPSLMWRRGTFPSFPSGDAQAPVSAGHRTSGDCGEPPHSLPPPFEHPGAAHTTGDPRTESNIPEDILEFVLSHSAPAATAYGDCAALLAESTPSFIQPWSPEYSPPPIVSASEHAATSSSWPHPTTSASDEGAAPCAVPASSSAFSGPWWSSPQPQRSWRRHPTHLNTHPNSDIPASREYPDEMRYQSQGGSYVATWIEQYGPHLID, via the exons ATGGTGCTCTGGGGGCCGCAATTGTTGTTACATCGGCTTATCGCTCTTCAAGCTGTGGCGGAATGGCTGGGCGGCCTTCATAGCAGACCAGGATATCAAGGGGGAATCGCGTTTTTCTggttccgtctctctcttgagcTTCAGGCGGTCGCTGCCAGCCACGCACCAGATGGCGCTGCATCCGCAGAGGGCACCGGACCTGCTGACGTTCCCGATCGTGATACCACAGCATCTGGCAACCGAGGAGAAGTTCCTTCATCGCATGGCAGACACTCGGCCTCCGGAGTAGCACCGGTGCCATCTGCAGGCAACGATGGATCGCGTTCCGCGCTTGTCATGGGGTTAGAGCAGCAGCTATCGCAGTTAAAATCCCGACGGCGCATGATCCAAAACACCCTGTACTGTCAGCGTTCTCGCTGGTCTAGTGAAGACAGGTTTGTGACATACAAAATGAAAAAG GATCCCGGGGCGTTCGAATCTCCGGAGGCTGTAGCGCTGCTCAAGGCAAAGTACCGGTCGGAAGTCGATAAGAAGAAACGGGAAATATCTGTGGTGGAGCAGACCATTCGTGAGATCGAAATTGAAGAAGCAGCCCTTCTCGCAAGGCTTCTCGAATGCCGCAGAGGATGCAACCAGACACCAGCAGAGCATGGGACAGAAGGCCCTCGAGGCCCGTCGACATCAACTCGTCAGTTCCAAA GATcggcagaagctgcagacgTCCTACAAGGTGGCGATGATTCTGCACTATCtagagacaggcgacgcgTAGACACACGGAGCAGCAACCGTCTGGCCTCTGCACGGATACTTATGTCGCCAGCCGACTCCGGCAGTGGCGGTTCCGGGCTGCCTCTAGGTTTGGAGGAGAGGCTGGAGCTGGTGCGTGCGCAGAAACGCAAAACGCAGACTAACCTTCAAAGTCGCCGTCACCACTGGTCGTCCGAAGACGCATATATCAAGTACAGGACGTTAGCGTCAAAACGGAATCGGGCCAAAACCGGT AAGGCCGCGGAGTTTCCATCTCCAGAAACTCTGGAAAAGTACAAGAAATCGTATTGGTCTCAAGTAGATGCGAAGCGACAGGACATGCTTGTGTCTGAGCAGTCCATCCTTGACATGGAAATCGAAGAAGCTCAACTTCGCGCGATGCTTCTCGAATGCCGCAGCAAAGACAGTGAAGCACCAACTGAACCAAGCACGGAAGGTCACGCAGGAGCGTCGACATCGACTAGTCAGTCCCAAG GGATACAGACGTCGGGATTGCAAGACCCTGAGGACGTATCGGCGACAGCCGAATCACCAGATGTGCCGCGGGAGGACTCACCGCGCCCAGGCTGCTCCTGGTGGAGTACCAGCTCTCCCCCTTCATCACTGCGGTCGACGACGAAAGGTGCCGTGCCCAGCCCTTCTGCTGAGGATCGCATGACGATATTACAGAGAGACCTCAACCTGCTACAGGCAAAGAGGACTAATCTCGTAGCTATGCGTCGGTTCATTAGGGACAAGTGGAAGGACGAAGGCACCTATGTGAGTGTGAGACTGCGGAGCCTCAACAGTCGTctgaaggcgaaaaac ATGGCTACCGTTGGTTTATCGCCTGAGCTTCACCAACGCCTCTCTCAGCAATACCGTGAACGAGCCCCACAACATTTAGCGCGTGTGGAGGAAATGAGCAGACAAATAATGGCGCTtgaggaagaggcaaaggAAGTCGCCGTTCAACTTTGGCATGCTCGACGTTTGAGCGATCCAGCCGTAGAGACGCAAACGCAAGCGTCCACCGTTTCCAGCGCCACGGAACCCGCAGAGACGTCGGAGGTGGCTGGGCACCACTCTCCGCGAGACACTACCCACGCACGTAGAGATCTGGTGAAAAGTCACTCTGAGCCTGCCTTTGAGAAACCCTCGCACAAGGCCCTTTCATTACCGTTCATTGCCCAGGATCCTACACCGTCATCATCGCCAGTGACGACCACAGGAGGGGCGTCGCGGGAGTCCACTTCTTCATCCTCCATCACATTTTCCATGGCAAGCATGGATCTCGCATTTGCGGAAAGGTTCCCACACGTTGCGGGCACatcgccgtcttctccgtcgctgaTGTGGCGTCGCGGAaccttcccttcttttccgtcAGGCGACGCACAGGCGCCCGTGTCTGCGGGCCACCGGACCAGCGGTGATTGCGGCGAACCTCCACATTCTTTACCCCCGCCCTTCGAACACCCCGGTGCTGCGCATACTACTGGGGACCCGCGCACAGAGAGTAATATTCCTGAGGACATCCTGGAGTTCGTTCTGTCCCATTCCGCACCAGCAGCGACTGCATATGGGGACTGCGCTGCGCTCCTCGCAGAATCGACACCCTCGTTCATTCAGCCATGGAGTCCAGAATATTCGCCACCACCGATCGTCTCCGCGAGCGAGCACGCGGCAACGAGTTCGTCGTGGCCCCACCCGACTACGAGTGCCTCGGACGAAGGCGCAGCACCCTGCGCAGTCCCAGCTAGTAGCAGCGCATTTTCGGGGCCATGGTGGAGCTCGCCTCAACCACAGCGCTCCTGGCGTAGGCATCCCACACACCTGAATACACATCCGAACAGTGACATCCCCGCATCACGAGAGTATCCGGACGAAATGAGATACCAGAGTCAAGGGGGGAGCTACGTTGCCACATGGATCGAACAATATGGTCCACATCTAATCGACTAG
- a CDS encoding hypothetical protein (encoded by transcript TGME49_296231), giving the protein MSVVEKSIREMQIEEAALRSRLLECRRGCNQTPAEHGTEGPRGPSTSTRQFQRSAEAADVLQGGDDSALSRDRRRVDTRSSNRLASARILMPPADSGSGGSGLPLGLEERLELVRAQKRSTQTRLHKLRHHWSTEAAYIKYRTLSSKRHRAKTGKAAEFPSPETLEKYKKSYWSQVDAKRQDMLVSEQSILDMEIEEAQLRAMLLECRSKASEAPTEPSTEGHAGASTSTSQSQGIQTSGLQDPEDVSATAESPDVPREDSPRPGCSWWSTSSPPSSLRSTTKGAVPSPSAEDRMTILQRDLNLLRARRSNVAELRRSIMRKWKDEGAFANTYLQRLNNRLKAKKMAAIVLSPELHQQLSQQYHDRCSQRLARIEDLSKEIRMLEETEQRLAAQLQHARQSSDLAAETQTQASAVSSSTEPAEASDVSGRSSPRGTTQVPRDLVERQSEPALEKPLDEAVASPFVAQTPSRSPTPVTTTEGASRESAALASTTHSMASGDLTTSSDWLTHAERTSESASPLILHHQTAPLFAAGAPQAVVYGGPCTSGDSGGPPYSLSQIFEHAGAAHTTGDPRTESNIPEDILEFVLSHSAPAATAYGDCAALLAESTPSIIQPWSPEYSPPPIVSASEHAATSSSWPHPTTSASDEGATPCAVPASSSAFSGPWWSSPQPQRSWHFPGALGHYAPVFGEPLPPEPRQPLLQSPARAPPADVIPPHAAQPSTAFVDVPSMFQQSQLRSPQLLSMRVRPPDSTSTTPPSLTSPSRRITGEQVKQCCQLARVWNVTPLFTYFYTTSVLEKRREPYCAPIQQRLRLAAL; this is encoded by the exons ATGTCTGTGGTGGAGAAGTCCATCCGTGAGATGCAAATCGAAGAAGCAGCCCTTCGCTCAAGGCTTCTCGAATGCCGCAGAGGATGCAACCAGACACCAGCAGAGCATGGGACAGAAGGCCCTCGAGGCCCGTCGACATCAACTCGTCAGTTCCAAA GATcggcagaagctgcagacgTCCTACAAGGTGGCGATGATTCTGCACTATCtagagacaggcgacgcgTAGACACACGGAGCAGCAACCGTCTGGCCTCTGCACGGATACTTATGCCGCCAGCCGACTCCGGCAGTGGCGGCTCCGGGCTGCCTCTAGGTTTGGAGGAGAGGCTGGAGCTGGTGCGtgcgcagaaacgcagcaCGCAAACCCGCCTGCATAAACTTCGGCATCACTGGTCGACCGAAGCCGCATATATCAAGTACAGGACGTTATCGTCAAAACGGCATCGGGCTAAAACCGGT AAGGCCGCGGAGTTTCCATCTCCAGAAACTCTGGAAAAGTACAAGAAATCGTATTGGTCTCAAGTAGATGCGAAGCGACAGGACATGCTTGTGTCTGAGCAGTCCATCCTTGACATGGAAATCGAAGAAGCTCAACTTCGCGCGATGCTTCTCGAATGCCGCAGCAAAGCCAGTGAAGCACCAACTGAACCAAGCACGGAAGGTCACGCAGGAGCGTCGACATCGACTAGTCAGTCCCAAG GGATACAGACGTCGGGATTGCAAGACCCCGAGGACGTATCGGCGACAGCCGAATCACCAGATGTGCCGCGGGAGGACTCACCGCGCCCAGGCTGCTCCTGGTGGAGTACCAGCTCTCCCCCTTCATCACTGCGGTCGACGACGAAAGGTGCCGTGCCCAGCCCTTCTGCTGAGGATCGCATGACGATATTACAGAGAGACCTCAACCTGCTTCGCGCAAGGAGGTCGAACGTCGCTGAGTTGCGTCGCAGCATCATGAGGAAGTGGAAGGATGAAGGCGCGTTTGCGAACACATATCTTCAGAGACTGAATAACCGtctgaaggcgaaaaaa ATGGCTGCAATCGTGTTGTCGCCTGAGCTTCACCAGCAACTCTCTCAGCAATACCATGATCGCTGCTCACAACGATTAGCGCGTATAGAGGATCTCAGCAAGGAGATAAGGATGCTTGAGGAAACGGAACAGAGACTAGCCGCTCAACTGCAGCATGCTCGACAGTCGAGTGATTTGGCCGCAGAGACGCAAACGCAAGCGTCCGCCGTTTCCAGCTCCACGGAACCAGCAGAGGCGTCGGATGTGTCTGGGCGAAGCTCTCCGCGAGGCACTACCCAGGTGCCTAGAGATCTGGTGGAACGACAATCTGAGCCTGCCTTGGAAAAGCCCTTGGACGAGGCTGTTGCGTCACCGTTCGTTGCTCAGACTCCTTCCCGATCACCAACGCCAGTGACGACCACAGAAGGGGCTTCGCGAGAGTCAGCTGCCTTGGCCTCCACCACGCATTCTATGGCCAGCGGGGATCTCACAACATCATCGGACTGGTTGACGCACGCTGAGAGAACATCGGAGTCTGCTTCACCGCTGATTTTGCATCACCAGACGGCCCCTCTGTTTGCCGCAGGTGCCCCACAGGCGGTCGTGTATGGGGGCCCCTGCACCAGCGGCGATAGCGGTGGACCCCCATATTCTCTATCCCAAATCTTCGAACACGCCGGCGCTGCGCATACTACTGGGGACCCGCGCACAGAGAGTAATATTCCTGAGGACATCCTGGAGTTCGTTCTGTCCCATTCCGCACCAGCAGCGACTGCATATGGGGACTGCGCTGCGCTCCTCGCAGAATCGACACCCTCGATCATTCAGCCATGGAGTCCAGAATATTCGCCACCACCGATCGTCTCCGCGAGCGAGCACGCGGCAACGAGTTCGTCGTGGCCCCACCCGACTACGAGTGCCTCGGACGAAGGCGCAACACCCTGCGCAGTCCCAGCTAGTAGCAGCGCGTTTTCGGGGCCATGGTGGAGCTCGCCTCAACCACAGCGCTCCTGGC ATTTTCCCGGTGCCCTTGGACATTATGCACCTGTTTTTGGCGAGCCGCTACCGCCTGAACCTCGACAGCCACTGCTTCAGTCCCCTGCCCGGGCGCCTCCCGCCGACGTCATCCCGCCACATGCAGCCCAGCCGTCCACGGCGTTCGTGGATGTCCCTTCGATGTTTCAACAAAGCCAATTGCGGTCGCCTCAACTCCTGTCGATGCGCGTCCGGCCCCCGGATTCGACCTCTACCACACCGCCCTCCCTCACGTCACCCAGCCGAAGAATTACGGGTGAGCAAGTGAAGCAGTGCTGCCAACTCGCGAGGGTGTGGAATGTGACACCTCTGTTCACCTATTTCTACACAACATCTGTTTTAGAAAAGCGACGCGAACCCTACTGCGCCCCCATCCAGCA ACGTTTGCGTCTGGCTGCTTTGTGA